The following are encoded in a window of Mycolicibacterium tusciae JS617 genomic DNA:
- a CDS encoding PH domain-containing protein — MQQTEWSPPTVGIAALGVGGLILAIGAVTLITDPPGRVLVGIAAFGLIVFASLSWRARPKLAIKNDALVTRGLMGETTLRHADVKLIRITEFRRIGRKTRLLEIDTVDDRLLVFTRWDLGADPLHVLDALTAAGFAGS; from the coding sequence GTGCAGCAAACTGAGTGGAGCCCGCCGACGGTCGGCATTGCGGCGCTCGGCGTGGGCGGTTTGATCTTGGCTATTGGCGCTGTGACGCTGATCACAGACCCTCCGGGACGGGTCCTCGTGGGCATTGCCGCATTCGGGTTGATTGTGTTCGCAAGTTTGTCGTGGCGTGCACGACCAAAGCTGGCAATCAAAAATGACGCCCTCGTCACCCGTGGCCTGATGGGCGAAACCACGCTGCGGCATGCCGATGTCAAGCTGATCCGCATCACGGAATTCCGCCGGATCGGCCGCAAGACACGCTTGCTCGAGATCGACACGGTGGACGACCGGCTACTGGTGTTCACCCGGTGGGACCTGGGAGCCGACCCGCTGCATGTGCTCGACGCGCTAACGGCCGCCGGCTTCGCCGGCTCCTGA
- a CDS encoding peptidylprolyl isomerase has translation MADWHPVTSPIQTQTATLHTNRGDIKIALFGNHAPKTVANFVGLAQGTKDYSTENASGGSSGPFYDGVIFHRVINGFMIQGGDPTGTGRGDAGYKFADEFHPELQFDKPYLLAMANAGPGTNGSQFFITVGKTPHLNRKHTIFGEVVDPESQKVVDAIATTATDQRDRPTDPVVVESITIA, from the coding sequence GTGGCAGACTGGCATCCCGTGACGAGCCCCATACAGACACAGACCGCGACGCTGCACACCAATCGTGGTGACATCAAGATCGCGCTGTTCGGAAATCACGCACCCAAGACCGTCGCCAACTTCGTGGGACTGGCGCAGGGCACCAAGGACTACAGCACCGAGAACGCGTCGGGCGGATCATCGGGTCCGTTCTACGACGGCGTGATCTTCCACCGGGTCATCAACGGATTCATGATCCAGGGCGGCGATCCGACCGGTACCGGCCGCGGGGATGCCGGCTACAAGTTCGCCGACGAGTTCCACCCGGAACTGCAATTCGACAAGCCCTATCTGCTGGCGATGGCGAACGCCGGACCCGGCACCAACGGATCGCAGTTCTTCATCACCGTCGGCAAGACGCCGCACCTGAACCGCAAGCACACGATCTTCGGTGAGGTTGTCGATCCGGAGTCGCAGAAGGTGGTCGACGCGATCGCGACGACAGCGACCGATCAGCGGGACAGGCCGACTGACCCGGTGGTCGTCGAATCAATCACCATCGCCTGA